A stretch of DNA from Spirosoma endbachense:
TAAGGGCTTTTGGACTTTTGGCGTAATTAGGCCGAAGGCATAGTTTAATTGAATGGTAATGATAAACGCAATACTCAGGTATGTATTAATAAAGCAAAGTGAAGCCCCGAATGCATACAGACTCTGAGCCGTAAAAATCCGACTGCGTATTGCTTTGTCGACTGCTTCCTTTCCTTTGCCCGATATGGACAGGAAATTATTTCGACGTGCATATCGCCAGTGTATGTAAAGCATATTACCCATTGCGAAAATATTCAGCCAGTAAATACCAATGGAAACCTGGTTGTTAATGTGGTTACTCAGTACGTTTGTTGAAAAGGGAATGAGCGAGACAAAGAGCAAAAAAAACAGCGAATACCAGTTGAGGTTCCGATCATACTTTTCGATATAATTGAACTGCGTAGAATAGCCGGTCCAAAAGATTCCCAGCGTCATAAAACTCAAAAAATAGGTCAGTAATTGAGGGAGCAGGATTTTTAGAGATACCAGCAGTTCGGCATTCGACTGGATTCGACTGCTGACGGG
This window harbors:
- a CDS encoding TMEM175 family protein, encoding MSSYNTISGQRIQRIEALSDGLFSIAMTILVFDLKDPVSSRIQSNAELLVSLKILLPQLLTYFLSFMTLGIFWTGYSTQFNYIEKYDRNLNWYSLFFLLFVSLIPFSTNVLSNHINNQVSIGIYWLNIFAMGNMLYIHWRYARRNNFLSISGKGKEAVDKAIRSRIFTAQSLYAFGASLCFINTYLSIAFIITIQLNYAFGLITPKVQKPL